In the Procambarus clarkii isolate CNS0578487 chromosome 70, FALCON_Pclarkii_2.0, whole genome shotgun sequence genome, AGTATGGACATGGATGAGGGAAACGTACAGTGAACATCCATCCTGGGTAAAATtcccacaaaaccctcccatgACCGCCTGGAGGCGAGGTAAGTCTATAAAGGACCACCTTGTTAGAGCAGGTGTGCAGGTAGATCATCTCAACCGAACTCGGGGAGAGGACCAGCCCCAGGTTACAGTTCAAAGAAATGAAACTTactgaccctaacctaacctgacacaggttTGGTGTGCGACCTGCGTGGAGGCGGAGTATGCAGTGGTTAGGAGGGGCCTACAAGTACGACCAACATCAGTTGTCTCTGGTTGGGCGatatcactgcttggtcttgtagatattcCTGTGACGCCTTTCATCAACACAACTGCATCAGTCGCCTCTCCGTCGTTGACGCACAACAACGCCGAGGAAACTGTACTTCTtgcactgcgcacaggaccgtggaattcggttgtcccaactGATCTTGAATTGGCCGTACGTCCGTCACCATGATGGCCGTatcttggggttcttcacagcataAAGGGAACTGCAAGTTTCGAAACCTCCATGTAGTTGGCACCGTAGAATCCATTCTATTCTcagcctccctgttgctccagcacgcctccttcagagagccacttcaGACAGCTACATCAAGTTTGCACGACACAGGggggaatcactcaacagagcaacatgcttgctggagcggcggccagttaaggcaaacgattctgtcttgcaattacgctccatgcaatgatgctgacaccaagaagggacactaggcatcgtatCCTAGCTTAGCTttatcttctcctcctcttctagCCCTACCACTTGAGCTGGGcggtacagcgacggtctcgcttcatgcaggtcggcgttcaatccccaaccgtccaagtggttgggcaccattctttccacccatcccatcccaaatccttatcctgaccccttccacgtgctatataatcgtaatggttcggcgctttcccctgataactcccttccctccctcctcttcttctttcttttttctcccatgggtctttgagaagcgacctggggtccagtgGGGTCCGTccatcctggggtccatcctgggtggaccaatgttggtgggacagactggggtTGTTGTTGCTCCTCTCTGGTGGTCACGATGCAATAGCTGGTGGTCACGATGCAATAGTTGGTGGTCACGATTCCATGGCTGGTAGCGATGATATCATGGTTGGTGGTGACgatgccattgctggtggtgGCGATTCCATGGCTGGCGTTGACGATACCATAGCTGGTggttgacgccatggctggtgatgacgccatggctggaggtgacgccatggctggtgatgacgccatggctggaggtgacgccatggctggtgatgacgccatggctggaggtgacgccatggctggtgatgacgccatggctggaggtgacgccatggctggtagtGACGCAATGGTTGGGGATGACTCCGTAACTGcagatgacgccatggctggtgataacGCAATGGATggcggtgatgccatggctggtggtggtgacgccatggctgatggtgacgccatggcttgtGGTGACTCCATGGCTGGTAGTGATGATATTGAtgatagatatatacaagagttgttacattcttgtacagccactagtacgcgtagcatttcgggcaggtccctggaatacgtccCTCCCAAAGAATGGTTTTtaaaaccaagtacccattttactgttgagttaaacagaggctacaataaggatttgcacccagtaaatcctccccggccaggatacgaacccatgacaaagcgctcgtggaacgccaggtgagtgtcttactacTACTCCACGGAGACTGGTGTGACGATgctatggctggtggtgacgctaaGGCTGAATGTGAATCCATGGTTCCTGGTGAcgacatggctggtggtgacgccttggatggtggtgaccctatggctggtgatgacaacATGGCTGGTGGTGAGGCCATAGCGGGTGGAGAGGCCATGACTGGTGGTGAAGAATCTCCTCTCAACTCCTTATATTAACATTTACTAATAACACTAACACGTAGAATTAAAATCGTTGGTGTATCAGGCATGATATGCTAAATCAGGCATGATTTAGATAGAAATTACCCAGCCATCTTGACACCAAGCGTCGATAGCAGACTGAAACATGAAGTCTTCCACGAATGTTAGAGATTTATAGAGTTCAGTTAATTGTCCTTTCTTTCTAAAAATATTGTTCATTATGAAAGAAGTATTTATTTCGTGAATTATGCGAATACCTCTTCTCGCAATTGCCTTGCGAGAAGAGGTATTATTATTCAACATATTTACTGGTGACGACAGTTTAAATCGTACTCCTTTATTTCCCTCAATAATTACTAGTAAACCAAATTAGTTTAAGCTCGATATCGCTATGAGCGTCTCTGCATGCGTGTTCGGGCCTCTGGGTATGGGGGAGGTGGTTTTTCGGCACACGGCTCCGCCACGAGTACACACCGATTTACAAGCGGCAGCCATTGCAGATATAATACGTGGTCGTAGGGTGCTTCGTACTGTATATTCTCGTTTCTGAGAAGATAATCGCGTCCCCGAATTTGACCTTCaacagcagtgaacgtcagggactaATTGACGTGATATCGGCGACTGTAAATGTGCCAACAAGCCTACGTTATGTATGTTTTATGTGTAGTGCACTATCTCATAAATTATTACTGTAGGTAGCTCGTCGTTATGTCATTTACCGACCAAAACACTCATGTTCGTTTCTTTCCACGTTATTCTCAAGTTTTAATGAATAGTGGAATAAATCTCTAGCCCAGTCAAATTCTATAACATTTTTGTGATTGCAGCGTGTTGGTGAGGACAAGCAGAGCAATTCTTCCTCTACACACGACATTCCCTATTGGTGTATCATCCATTATTTGGGCAATGTGATCACGTCTACGAGTATTCGAACAGTGAAACGGGTTTAGTGAAGTCTTCTTACAACTAAGCCTTACTGTCTCTCTTTCGTAGATTTCTTTGACTGATGCTAATATTATTTCTATTATGTATTTACATTTCTTATacatataatattctaagagaaaTTACATAAATCTAATATTTTGTTTCTCAGTGTGTAGCAATGTTTCATATATAATTTCCAATGATTTGACAATTTATTTAATAGGCTTAATAATCTTACTATATTATCATCATATTGAATCTACATTTAATTTCGGATTCTATAATGTGTATTGATATAATTAACCAACTGGTATCGAACCAGCACCAGTCATTATCCTAGATATATATTatttctagtaatacccccccagTGTTGaagtttgaggatttaaactctcaattaattattattaaagtCCATTCATGCTCTTCAAATAATTACCAAATAATCTaacatccataggcactggtaccACAGTGTCAGTCTTATAATCCatttatttgttttccctcttttctcaaaagtgggtggtactTCGAGTATTTCGATTTcttaattaaatattattagagTTGAGTTAAAAGTCCCATTCCACAACAATTGGTGGTGACGTCATGGCCggtggtgacgccattgctggtggtgacgccttgTCTGGTGATGACGATACCATGGTATGTGGCGAGGCCATGGCTGTTGGGGTCGCAATGTCTGGTGATGATGTTATGGCTGCTggcgacgccatggctggtggtgacgccattgctggtggtgaggcattggctggtggtggcgccatgtctggtggtgacgacatggctggtggtgacgacatGGCAGGTGGTGACGCCATGTCTGGTGGTGACGACATGGATGGTAGTGACGACATGGACGGTGATGACGCCTTGGCTGGTCGTGAGGCCATAGCAGGTCGTGATGCCAttactggtggtgacgccatggctggtggtgatgcaatggctggtggtaattcaatgtctggtggtgacgccatggctggtggtgatgaaaTGGatagtggtgacgccatggctggtggtgaccccatggctggtggtgatgcaatgcATGGTGGTGACCCTATGGCTGGAAGTGtatccatggctggtggtgacgcaatgGATGGTAGTGACGCAATGGatggtggtgacaccatggcaACTTGTgactccatggctggtggtgatgaaatcgatggtggtgatgccatggctggcggTGATGTCATGGCTggcggtgatgccatggctggtggtgatgaaatcgatggtggtgatgcaattttttttttattattattattttccaccactgacgtggccacacagttacaatgctaaccagcatatatacattttcttctgtcctccatggacagggttagagatgcgtTAAACATattgttcaagggtttattgaacaatcaaccacagaaggtgatacggtgcttttaaaatgctaagctaacctacagacgtaaatacatagatacacagattaacgtatgccctacataaagtgttagatgtgtcttttacatagtgtcattaatgtgcatttacaaaggtgaaatgtaattctgatcagcttccatatatactttatacacatacatatacatatacacacacatgcattcacatacatttgtatcTTTAACTCTGACagtgtgagatagctgatagagaaactagtgtgcaattaagcacttaatcactaaagtgattaaggtgcttttaaagctcaggttatatagtcacattacatacatacattgtataattgatacattacatggttaacctTGGGTACAAGACCAATATATCATCaattgttccagtactcatatagtaattacacagttcagcataccttagcccaggagggcgaaagtcagtcaatatgggacattctacaatataatgttcaagagagtgcatgttttctctttcacaaagttgacacattgtgtactcgacatttgggttttgagaaagctgccagatacgtctatatcccagtcgtattctggccactataatatcacattgccgggttcttgttctattagtcccatatgtgaatgtctcctcacgatatctatcataatatttaatgctacaactttctggtctttgtgaatttgttaggtcgatgagatcttcattagacatttgtttaagtattctctttgtcactgctaatgaaacacccatatcaatttctaccacttgtTTTCTACAggttgtctttgcaagcatatcaacagtgttttgccttgagatgccaacatgtgatggtatccataggaatttaatttcaaatctgttttctttagcagctgtgacggtgtccacccctatatttcttccttcccagcttagaagaaTCATATCTCCGTACCCtaagtattctctgatgttcagggaacattttcatgtgtgggaaagcatGGAGCGCGATTAAGCTGGCTATAAAATGACCAGCTAAGTTTCATAATGCAAAGGGGCTTACGCCTTTGAGGCACAGGACGGTGTAGAgtcatcctgtttcccgccaagacgtcctgacgcttcccggcacctgattggccaggtgaggtcacgtgccagaagtgaccaatgacgagagccctcgggcggtgtgacgtcacgaggcggAGGGCTCAGGGCGGCTGGCGCCTGGGCGAGAAGAGTACGTCACGAGCCGTCATAGAGGGAAGACGCGCTCGAGCGAGCTCCGGatctagagagcccttaccagtagatttaagctccgcttcgattctgcagacagtctgagaagccatccaacttccgtggagtgcccagagGAAAGGACGGACCGGATTAGAGAGCCAAAAGCTCTGTCAAGAGTCTacagcagagggaacgttgggctggtgacgtctggaACGCCCAGAGGACCACGTATTCTACATCAAGCGAGTAGCTACGGCCGGGtcaaatctactggcagtgaggcgaggggaagctgtgctggactgcgaggtgttggcagtgccagtgagagtggaggacgacgacggaggtacctgtctccagtaccccagagaagaggaggaggaaggcagtacctgttaGGAATTAGCATGGTGAGGACGCGTTTCCACGAAGGCGACGGAgaaacctgtgtgtgtggtgggaactAGTCGACGGCAGAGCAGATgccaggaccaggaacctcaacatccctcaacagagggcGAGTCAActtcgtggttggagtgaaataaggtagataattgtccctccctttaccccttttAATCTAAGGGAGCTAgaatattttatatgttgtgaatatttctactcatcattttattgtctaagtgtcagaatattaggctaggagccaagaactcatttaggcatgagttggtgcgTGTGAGCATTAAGGTggggatgttagtgatcctggaggtggtagctggtgtgcaaagagccagcaacgaactctgaagcGCCCAGCTGATTACATTGCTAGAGGCGTGGGAGAGTCAAGACGTTCTAACAGTTAGAGCTGATCATGTTGCCAGAGGCACGAGGTTGTGCCCGCCGCCTGACGggtggacccagtcagctgaccgtgattgttcaaatatattgcatgcacatccTGTACATCGTcccccttcttctacagagccgtcggtatagcactgatacacatcgttacccatactctaagtactttcagtgatgcttttaagtgttaactgttttaataatgtagagtgcacactatctttcttgggcgcatttgcaaaatcaactgatagatcccagttatcccatggagtaattggctgattaatcattaattgagttgggtacatatttaatattttgatggagttggctaccttgtagaaccaaaatacataatcagatttcgttcttcttctatagacctcaggtgactgcagcatattagaaagtttagcttgaaacttcatgtgttgtctagatctactcaatgccttcacgccgaaaactgtgttaatagacaaaattctgtcacatatggtaggtaattttaactctgctctcatattaagtattctcgtggactttggagccccaaggatgagacgcatagcttaattttgcaaggtttcaagagatttcagctctttgtcagtatacagtgtgagatgtagagcattatagtcaatcacagagcgtataaatgatacataaaacattctagcaagtctcacgttaattccatgattgacaccaacaagacccgcaagggctttaatctctcccacagtctcctcttaagagaagaaaggtacccagggtcgttaatggggacaccaaggaatcatctgtaagactcgcagttctcaagtgctcgccaatctatatgataattggctggtggaataccacatggaatgagggtacgagttttctgtacagagataattaggccacattcctcagctctagtagcaaaagcatcgagcagaacttgcattctaggctcgaagGCAGCCTGTAAAATtatatcagcataacaaatgacagtgtcttcattattagttggaagatctttaatatgtttatgcatcagaacgttgaacaacaacggGCTGAGgaccccctccttgtggagttcccagatcaaatgtttgctctctgtgcttttaacaccattaaacaaaacatatgctgttcgattagacaaatagccctctatccacttcagtaattttccttgtattctcagctcggcaagctgttccagtatgatttctctgtttgctgtatcaaaagctgctgctaggtcgatgaagactgtttgaggggatgcttcaatatgtgcgaagtactcagcaaaacagtgttgtgtactgagcccaggcataaatccaaacagttcggggtgacaggtgcccctgtatacgattcaTGAGtctgttaagaacaatacgttcaagcactttgcaaacacaagatgttagagatatgggtctataattatctgagtgtggtttggggatgggaacaatgacattctttgtccaagcatcaggtaatactccttcacttaaactcattctgtacaacactaaaagtggattacctggtacttgtgagactaatctcagtagactgtaagtaataccgtcctctccaggagcagttgatttgcccatctttagtgcatgatttaattcccattcagttacatcattaaggtccgacacgtcaacagctgtacaggcaagattgatggttcgttgtctgttgggccgtgtatcatcaagtttgtgctgtatgttaattgggaatgAGTTGTACCTTTATGTTAGTggccattgatcaaggagaatgtttgtttgatctagtgggctgtggtgcagtggtttggttgggttgcttctagagatttttcttatcttttcccaaacttcaacaagtgttgtttgctcatttatacgttgtaggaactcttcccaatgtttattacgtataacgttgctcatgtctctcacctctctctatttgcaactagaaatgcatgcaagtcaccttctgCTTTGGTTCTTTCGTATGTATCTCCAAGctactttactcgttcatgttctttaacaaatgcggggtcaaggacccacttgggtggtggtaggtgttgcccacttctgctaggcttacgacctgttccccaacacacccatgtgtcgtagtaggtagtaattgtatcaacgagatctctggagaaggcttgtacattcgttatttcgtaatcttgataccattttgaaatacaattaataaagtgatcgtgcaaaccatatggaatattcattttccgtctctgatgtctattaggtacatcacactgtacttcataggaagcagaaactgcatagtgatcactaaccaagtgatttaccaacgaacattccatactAATTTGCACAAGGTAAAAtattacccattacataatcaagtctgcctcccaataaatgagtttgggtatccgtagtatacacggttaatctgttgtcataaacatatttggtaaatttgcatccattatcgttgttagtactgtctcccagcgtaatatgtctagcattaaaatctcccatgtatattgtcccatgattgtctacatctgggagcaatgttacattgagtttctggcttctggcatatacgttgaggaatgagaagtgacctgctgcagtttgtacatgaaagtgatggtactgtgtgtgtacattgtgtgacgtgctcaaaaGAGTGtgtggtaaatcacttctgatgtaTGTTAGTAGGCCTGTGGCATTGCTGTtagtataggatgcataccctctgattttTCGTGGAGTTTTGtttgttggacgtgtagggctcctgtatagcaattatatctatgttgttactggtaacatgtgcAATTAGATCATTCAATCTTTTgctgatgctacgaatgttccagctgagaaacctaatggtccttgtgccagcagcagccatcgtcttggtgtcgTTCCTCCTTGGGattggtggtcccattgttgtcctcgtcccacttcCACAATGTGTTAATTATTGACTCTACGATGTAAAGAGCCGCACCAACCTGGTGTTTGGTGTCGTCAGTAACATCTGGTGATGACAGCAGTCCCCTGATTACTGaggaactcgggatggtccgtgagtgaatgttctctgtaagttgcaTGACATAAGCACTGTCACGCAGTATATTATCACTCAGGTACTTTACTTGAACGCGTTCGTTAAGTTCGTTAATGAATCATATATGCTGGTCGACTGCCTTCTCCATTTAATGTTTCTGTGTCGCTATCACTGCTGTCATCACTGaattgactgacgacgtcgccgCCCTCATCTCtgctgccgccgccaccactgccaccgccGTCACCACAACCGCAGGAACCTTTACCAGTGCGGGCGACAGCTGTGACACAGCAgtgtggaggctgctgtatctcttgtgaaggagccCGACGTAGCGTCTCTATAATTTCGGCCATTTCTGCTACCTGCGCTTGCAAGGCTGCCAACTGTCCTTCAACTGTTGTCTCaggttgttgtgtgttgtcaggggcgttgctggtactgtcaccactatgggatgggtcaacagtactagagccagcatcagtaggcacttgttgagtctcgggcacttgccgctttgtgccaagggaggctggccgtttgggacagtctgagtgccagatggttaCTCCCTCCGTACCACATCTGAGacacttcagcggcggtttagacggagccacagtttcaggttgttgccctgcttctgttacAGTGTTCTGGTGCTCCTGTTCCAGCTTTCTTTGGTttctggtcttcttatactgacaATCCTTCAGTGCATGaggaccggaacagagagcacacttaggtgtggggcaccagcagtGCTTAGCTATGTGGCCATTGCCAAAGCACTTGTAACACTCCTCAGGGTCAGGCTCCCACAACCTAAACGTGCTGGGGGGCGCATACAACCCAGCAAACTAATACTTGTCAGGTGGCGGTTCAGTCTTCTTCCAGATTATGACTATTTGATCGGTAGGCTCTCCATTCTTCTTCAATCTTCTTGCTTTGTGTACCCTGTCTAACTCATAGGCCCAGTCCAGTGGATACCCGTGATTGTATctgtagactaggtattcatccatcttcttgtttCGTGATGGATTATCTAGAAGGGAGAGttttacatcacctattttcCCTTGTAGAAGAGCAAGTACTACATCCTGTTTCTTTcttgaaacatacacatatggggagttgacatgtggacgtCGCACGCCTGCAGGGTCAGGTGGGTACACCTCGCTCAGTTTCTCGCTCCACACTATTTTGTCCGCCACACTCGTGCCTTCAGGGAACGTCAGACGTGTGTACTCGCCCCTTGGTGCTATTGGACGTCGtccaccctgttgttcaccaGGCTTTTGTTTCCCTTGTTTCCTTCTCTGGCTTTCACTTAACACCTGCATAAACCCAtcactgggtggtggggtgacagtgtcacCGGTCATGGTGGGGGAGAACCCCGATGGTGCGGCAGCCGCCTCTTCCATACTTGCTCCTTCCGGCAATGTTAATTGGAGTAATTCACCCGATACCGAGTTATAATCTTTTATAACCATTTGATGATGATAAGCACGACAAATAGTAGAGCAGGCAACATGCCTTTACCAGTCATCAGCgccaacagtcataaacctgCTCTGAGGGGTAGAGCCCCCTCAGTGGGTCCCAGTAGGACTAACAGCCGAGGCTTAAGTATGCCAGAGGAGAAAGGTCCTTCCAGCACAATGCAATAGGGCCTAGACTGCCACCCCAGGTGACCATCGGTCTCTTGGGTAAACAGGTGGTGGGGTGGGCCTGTggttgtgctggcctccacccctcacacacacacacacacacacaaaagttgtGAGTGATTCAACTTCCACGGCAGTCTCACTCAGTACTGTTTGTCTTTATATACAACcgtatccaggtattgctggtaagttcATGTATCATCTGGACTAGGCTACTCAGGGAcactacctaaagtgtctaaatcccacaatttAAACACAGAGGGGATTAGACTCATTTGTCAGTGATCTGTAGGGGTGACTGCTccgagcctagtcacgccactatacaATGGTTTGGTTGTTTGGTAATTaatgcagatttttactggaaaagcaccggtccggtTAGCAACTTGccaccagcagatgacaacaaattcataccaagttgtctggtgcatccagtgaTAAATCTGTAATAATAGTCGGCTCCAATAAGGATCCCAACATCACTAAGACAGTCTCAGatttattttctaaatttattTTGTAGTCAGGTAGCCTCATGCCGTTGCGTTTGAGATGTTTAACAGTGTGAGCAagacctgtgacctgcaggtctgaaggaatctTGTTCACAACTACTGCATGTATTGGGTTAGGGGAACTTCCCAGTGTTACCAGTAATTTGACTAATTGATATTCACAGGGTTCATTATTAGCCAAGAAACCAGAGACGTTTAGTTTCACTCAGTTGGCAGTTTTTAATTTCAGCTGTTCAACTAAGTGTTTGGTGATAAAAGTCTTCTGTGAACCATGGTCGAAAGACTTCTAGTATTAATTTTAGATTTCTTGTTTATTAACTTTAATTGAGCCGTGGGCAGTGTAGTATTGTTGCCTTACTCAATTGCAAGCACATTAATCTCCTGATGCTCTTTGCAGTATTGAACTAATGTTGAATTAGCAGAATCTTTACGAGGATTTATAGAATTTAATTGAgcctttctacataaggcgtaatgATGTGCACCCTTGTAGCATTTGCCGCACAAACGTAAGGTGATTACTCAATCAGTGggttcatgagagcccatgcacttagtGCATCTGTGCAATTCTTGCAGGC is a window encoding:
- the LOC138356148 gene encoding golgin subfamily A member 6-like protein 2; translation: MAGGDAIAGGDALSGDDDTMVCGEAMAVGVAMSGDDVMAAGDAMAGGDAIAGGEALAGGGAMSGGDDMAGGDDMAGGDAMSGGDDMDGSDDMDGDDALAGREAIAGRDAITGGDAMAGGDAMAGGNSMSGGDAMAGGDEMDSGDAMAGGDPMAGGDAMHGGDPMAGSVSMAGGDAMDGSDAMDGGDTMATCDSMAGGDEIDGGDAMAGGDVMAGGDAMAGGDEIDGGDCQNIRLGAKNSFRHELVRVSIKVGMLVILEVVAGVQRASNEL
- the LOC138356147 gene encoding golgin subfamily A member 6-like protein 2 is translated as MAGGDAMAGDDAMAGGDAMAGSDAMVGDDSVTADDAMAGDNAMDGGDAMAGGGDAMADGDAMACGDSMAGSDDIDDRYIQEIRTHDKALVERQVSVLLLLHGDWCDDAMAGGDAKAECESMVPGDDMAGGDALDGGDPMAGDDNMAGGEAIAGGEAMTGGEESPLNSLY